One stretch of Nitrospirota bacterium DNA includes these proteins:
- the rsfS gene encoding ribosome silencing factor, producing MLCLDKKADNVVVLEMKGLTTFADYFVVCSGESVTQVRAIAEHVEETLSKLRAKRVLPFSVQGLGYSHWVLMDYSDVIVHIFEKNTRQYYMLEKLWLDAPRVRIGDNTP from the coding sequence ATGCTCTGCCTTGACAAAAAGGCAGACAATGTGGTTGTGCTCGAGATGAAGGGGCTTACCACATTTGCCGATTATTTTGTTGTTTGCTCTGGAGAAAGTGTAACTCAGGTTAGGGCTATTGCAGAGCATGTCGAGGAGACACTCTCGAAACTTAGGGCAAAAAGAGTTTTGCCGTTTAGCGTTCAGGGACTTGGCTATTCGCACTGGGTGCTGATGGACTACTCGGATGTCATTGTGCATATATTCGAGAAAAACACAAGGCAATATTATATGCTCGAAAAGCTCTGGCTCGATGCCCCGAGGGTCAGGATAGGAGATAATACTCCATGA
- a CDS encoding tetratricopeptide repeat protein has protein sequence MSKLSILIFVVFIGLLALFAVSNKEVTTVAVPFGDIYEVPKISLILFSAAFGGLSILLMFLIRDMRRFLTGYKVQKKQKKEDRLHRLYSSALNAILADNEVEAKSSIEKALEENPEYTDALLRAGDIEFTRGAFGEAVSYYRRALSSSPRNLEALFSLAKVMETTGTRSEALGFIEEILDIDPDNLSALYRKRSILELDGKWDELIDVQKSILKYEYTEKEKQREQSNLLGYKYEQAKDSLEREELERANKEFRAILRMERNFIPAYLGLAETMLRQAEPDDAVNFLEKAYEQTSSAIILARLEDELINIGEPSRIIRVYKTAISNKPEDNMLRIFLGKLYYRLEMIEDAFETLKAIDAQEPYPELCQLLGELYLRRQQYDKAVQEFRKTMNMKKALRLPYCCGVCGYMAEDWSGRCPGCSSWNTFKFNLHGTCKV, from the coding sequence ATGAGCAAATTATCTATACTCATATTCGTTGTCTTTATTGGGCTTCTTGCCCTTTTTGCAGTCTCTAACAAAGAGGTCACAACAGTAGCAGTGCCATTTGGAGATATCTACGAGGTGCCAAAGATAAGCCTGATACTTTTTTCAGCCGCATTTGGCGGACTTTCCATACTTCTAATGTTCCTGATACGGGATATGAGGCGGTTTCTCACAGGCTATAAGGTTCAAAAGAAACAGAAAAAGGAAGACAGGCTACATAGGCTTTACAGTTCTGCCCTGAATGCCATCCTTGCTGACAACGAGGTAGAGGCAAAGAGCTCCATAGAGAAGGCACTTGAAGAGAATCCCGAATATACGGATGCACTCCTTAGAGCCGGAGACATAGAGTTCACCCGGGGGGCATTCGGAGAGGCGGTCAGCTATTATAGAAGGGCACTTTCCTCGAGCCCAAGAAACTTGGAGGCACTGTTTTCCCTCGCAAAGGTAATGGAGACAACAGGCACAAGGTCAGAGGCACTTGGATTTATAGAGGAAATCTTAGACATAGACCCTGACAACCTCAGTGCCCTTTACAGGAAACGCTCAATCTTAGAGCTGGACGGAAAATGGGATGAGCTTATAGATGTGCAAAAGTCAATCCTAAAATACGAGTACACAGAGAAGGAAAAGCAAAGGGAACAGTCAAACCTCTTAGGCTATAAATACGAGCAGGCAAAGGACAGCCTCGAAAGAGAAGAGCTTGAAAGGGCAAATAAGGAATTCCGCGCAATACTCCGCATGGAGAGGAATTTCATACCTGCCTATCTTGGGCTTGCAGAGACAATGCTGAGGCAGGCAGAGCCAGACGATGCAGTGAATTTCCTTGAAAAGGCATATGAGCAAACATCCTCGGCAATAATACTTGCCCGACTGGAAGACGAATTAATAAACATTGGAGAGCCATCGAGAATCATAAGGGTATACAAGACTGCTATTTCCAACAAGCCAGAGGACAATATGCTCAGGATATTCTTAGGAAAACTTTACTACAGGCTCGAGATGATTGAAGATGCATTTGAGACCCTGAAGGCAATAGACGCTCAGGAGCCATACCCTGAGCTCTGTCAGCTTCTTGGAGAGCTTTATCTTAGAAGACAGCAATACGATAAGGCAGTTCAGGAATTCAGAAAGACCATGAACATGAAAAAGGCACTAAGGCTTCCATATTGCTGTGGGGTTTGCGGTTATATGGCAGAGGACTGGTCAGGCAGATGTCCGGGCTGTAGTTCATGGAATACATTTAAGTTTAATCTTCATGGCACCTGCAAAGTTTAA
- a CDS encoding RNA ligase partner protein, giving the protein MAPAKFKKGKVVLDTSLFVNPDVRRSFGKTPTEALEGFLFLAAQVPILEFYMPPSVFEELLNFIEPEKVSGDLLVYLLQKPPKKHELIIPAFLLYELIEDVRERVNKGLRVAEKAVRSAGLKKADEVIQDLRHKYREALREGIIDSKEDVDLILLAMELNALLVTADQGAIKWAEKLGIKWLIPEKFKEYMLSSIKKAGVFHLPEKTEG; this is encoded by the coding sequence ATGGCACCTGCAAAGTTTAAAAAAGGCAAGGTTGTTTTAGACACAAGCCTCTTTGTCAATCCTGATGTAAGGAGAAGCTTTGGCAAGACTCCGACAGAGGCTCTGGAGGGCTTTCTTTTTCTTGCGGCACAAGTGCCTATCTTAGAATTTTACATGCCGCCTTCTGTTTTCGAGGAGCTTTTGAACTTCATAGAGCCAGAGAAGGTCTCAGGAGACCTCCTCGTATACCTTCTTCAGAAGCCTCCCAAAAAACACGAGCTTATCATACCTGCATTTCTCCTTTATGAGCTTATCGAGGATGTAAGGGAAAGGGTGAACAAGGGTCTCAGGGTTGCCGAGAAAGCTGTTAGGTCAGCTGGGCTTAAGAAGGCAGATGAGGTCATACAGGACCTGAGGCATAAATACAGGGAAGCCCTTAGAGAAGGCATTATAGATAGCAAAGAGGATGTGGATTTGATACTTCTTGCCATGGAGCTTAATGCCCTTCTTGTGACTGCAGACCAGGGCGCAATAAAATGGGCTGAAAAGTTAGGCATAAAATGGCTTATCCCAGAGAAATTCAAAGAATACATGCTTAGCTCTATAAAAAAGGCAGGAGTGTTTCATCTCCCGGAAAAAACAGAGGGCTAA
- a CDS encoding RNA ligase — protein sequence MEIPNFVKTHFPESVIEDKKEVFSMYKHNGRTFVRMAHDLGHLLRGTVFWDKDMLYGYPRIRRILHLERGIDRYLREGFYAEEKMDGYNVRVKLVDGLLIAFTRGGFICPFTTERVSELLPARFFSVYPLHTLCGEVVGPENPYNTEVIPYMKEDLMFMGFDIMDGKGRLILPEEKYKVFEKEGINQVRHWGQFRDINIPQVKNLIIDLDRDEREGITLKPVAEGGKTLKYVTPSSCLRDIEATAGLLSELPAGFYMERMIRLLFFCHEFGIEAGDYFKDVAKALSSQNQKLLKELDEGGQVREFFSIRVRRKETVDALLLHLKTVGVRAHLMSMEAIGEYYKARFYRVFDRATKELRDRLRGHGFFD from the coding sequence ATGGAGATACCGAATTTTGTAAAAACCCATTTCCCTGAATCCGTCATCGAAGATAAGAAAGAAGTCTTTTCCATGTACAAACATAATGGAAGGACCTTTGTGAGGATGGCACATGACCTGGGGCATCTCCTTAGAGGCACTGTTTTCTGGGATAAAGATATGCTTTATGGTTACCCAAGGATAAGAAGAATCCTTCACCTCGAAAGGGGAATCGACAGGTATCTTAGAGAGGGCTTTTATGCCGAAGAAAAGATGGATGGCTACAATGTAAGGGTAAAGCTGGTTGATGGCTTACTTATAGCTTTTACGAGGGGAGGCTTTATATGCCCGTTTACAACAGAAAGGGTTTCTGAGCTTCTGCCAGCAAGGTTCTTTTCGGTTTATCCCCTGCATACACTTTGCGGAGAGGTAGTTGGCCCTGAAAACCCATATAATACAGAGGTCATTCCCTATATGAAAGAGGACCTTATGTTTATGGGCTTCGATATTATGGATGGCAAAGGAAGGCTTATTTTACCTGAGGAAAAATACAAGGTCTTTGAAAAGGAAGGGATTAATCAGGTAAGACACTGGGGGCAATTTAGAGACATTAATATACCTCAGGTCAAAAACCTCATAATTGACCTTGACAGAGACGAAAGGGAAGGCATAACCCTTAAGCCTGTGGCTGAAGGAGGAAAGACCCTTAAGTATGTTACGCCTTCATCGTGTCTAAGGGATATAGAGGCAACCGCAGGATTGCTTTCTGAGCTTCCAGCAGGGTTTTATATGGAAAGGATGATAAGGCTTTTATTTTTCTGCCATGAATTCGGTATAGAGGCAGGGGATTACTTTAAAGATGTGGCTAAGGCACTAAGCAGTCAGAATCAGAAGTTGCTAAAAGAGCTCGATGAAGGAGGACAGGTAAGGGAGTTTTTCTCCATAAGGGTTAGGAGGAAAGAGACGGTAGATGCCCTTTTACTTCACTTAAAGACAGTTGGTGTCAGGGCACACCTTATGTCCATGGAGGCAATAGGGGAATACTACAAGGCAAGGTTTTATAGGGTATTCGATAGAGCAACAAAAGAACTCAGAGACAGATTAAGGGGACATGGATTTTTCGATTAG